From a single Paenibacillus sp. FSL R5-0345 genomic region:
- the spoVE gene encoding stage V sporulation protein E, giving the protein MNKTRHAPDIWLLIPILSLLVIGMVMVYSAGSVLGFRNYGDSFYFVKRQLLFAGLGLVAMFVTANTDYRVLKKLAKPALLICFFLLVIVLIPGIGVVRGGARSWLGISSFGIQPSEFMKMGMILFLANWLGKEEYDITSFTRGLLPPLALIGSAFALIMLQPDLGTGTVMFGAALMMVFTAGARMKHLLSLGVAGAAGFVALIAAAPYRLQRITAFLDPWSDPLGAGYQIIQSLYAIGPGGLGGLGLGMSRQKYSYVPEPQTDFIFSILAEELGFIGGLAVLILFLILIWRGMKVAMSLPDRFGSYLAVGIVCMVAVQVIINIGVVIGLMPVTGITLPLISYGGSSLTLMLTSLGILLNLSRFAR; this is encoded by the coding sequence ATGAACAAAACTCGTCATGCTCCCGATATTTGGTTGCTGATTCCTATTCTATCTTTGCTGGTGATCGGCATGGTGATGGTATACAGCGCCGGGTCCGTTCTGGGCTTCCGCAATTATGGAGATTCGTTTTACTTTGTAAAAAGACAGCTTTTGTTTGCAGGACTGGGACTAGTCGCAATGTTCGTTACGGCGAATACCGATTACAGGGTGTTGAAAAAGCTGGCTAAGCCGGCACTTCTGATCTGCTTTTTCTTACTTGTTATTGTGCTTATCCCCGGTATTGGTGTAGTACGTGGGGGCGCGCGCAGTTGGCTAGGAATTAGCTCTTTCGGGATTCAGCCTTCCGAGTTCATGAAGATGGGGATGATTCTATTCTTAGCCAACTGGCTAGGAAAAGAGGAATACGACATCACCTCCTTCACACGCGGCTTGCTCCCACCGCTTGCGCTCATTGGGTCAGCCTTCGCACTGATTATGCTGCAGCCGGATCTGGGTACAGGCACTGTTATGTTTGGTGCAGCCTTGATGATGGTCTTCACAGCTGGGGCTAGAATGAAGCATTTACTTTCACTTGGCGTAGCTGGAGCAGCAGGGTTTGTTGCTTTGATTGCAGCAGCGCCTTACCGGCTGCAGCGGATTACCGCTTTTCTTGATCCTTGGTCCGACCCCCTTGGTGCAGGCTACCAGATTATTCAGTCGCTATATGCGATCGGTCCTGGGGGGCTCGGTGGTCTCGGATTAGGAATGAGTCGGCAGAAGTACAGTTATGTTCCTGAGCCACAAACTGATTTTATTTTTTCTATATTGGCCGAGGAGCTGGGGTTTATCGGTGGTTTGGCTGTGTTGATCCTATTTCTTATTCTAATCTGGCGTGGGATGAAGGTGGCGATGAGTCTGCCTGACCGTTTTGGAAGCTATCTGGCCGTTGGCATCGTCTGTATGGTGGCTGTGCAAGTCATTATTAATATTGGTGTTGTTATCGGTCTAATGCCTGTAACAGGCATCACGCTTCCTCTGATTAGCTATGGCGGGTCTTCGCTTACACTGATGCTGACATCCCTTGGCATTCTATTGAACTTATCCCGTTTTGCGAGGTGA
- the spoIIGA gene encoding sigma-E processing peptidase SpoIIGA produces MVVYIDLIFAANLVIDGILLWLTGWMVKLRISWWRLILSALVGALYVVMMFVPELSFMYTFLIKFGLSVVMLWIAFGFGSLQSYLRTMGAFYIINFAAAGGIVGIHYLLQSSSEIWNGIMFTASGGHAYGLKIGFWFVIAVFPLVLICFKAVQSSRIRREQLETYIGEVVVEIDGVSVSCPGLLDTGNRLCDPLTRIPVMVMESTLWEGHLPATWKGRLTQDGADRLLLETDGQSFAWQDRMRLVPYRGINRGSSFMLALKPDLVTIKLGEDTFYSKRVLIGLDGGTLSGDGAYRAIIHPDLTQRESTTDAALPS; encoded by the coding sequence CTGGTTGTTTATATTGACTTGATATTCGCCGCCAATCTAGTGATCGACGGAATTCTTTTGTGGCTGACAGGCTGGATGGTTAAGCTGAGAATCTCATGGTGGCGTTTAATCCTCTCAGCACTTGTTGGCGCACTGTATGTGGTGATGATGTTTGTACCGGAACTGTCTTTCATGTATACCTTCCTTATTAAGTTTGGATTGTCGGTGGTTATGCTATGGATTGCCTTTGGTTTTGGGAGTCTGCAAAGCTACCTTCGCACTATGGGAGCTTTCTATATTATCAATTTTGCAGCTGCGGGTGGGATCGTTGGTATTCACTATTTGTTGCAGAGCTCCAGCGAGATTTGGAATGGTATTATGTTCACCGCTTCAGGAGGGCATGCTTACGGCTTAAAGATCGGCTTCTGGTTTGTCATTGCGGTATTTCCCCTGGTGTTAATCTGCTTCAAGGCAGTGCAATCTTCACGAATCAGAAGGGAGCAGCTTGAAACCTATATCGGTGAGGTGGTTGTTGAAATTGATGGGGTAAGTGTTTCCTGTCCTGGCCTGTTAGACACAGGTAACCGGCTCTGTGACCCTTTGACTCGCATTCCGGTGATGGTGATGGAATCGACGCTATGGGAGGGGCATCTGCCTGCTACATGGAAAGGGAGACTCACTCAGGATGGTGCGGACAGACTTTTGCTAGAAACGGACGGGCAGTCGTTCGCTTGGCAGGATAGGATGCGGCTAGTACCTTATAGGGGGATTAACCGAGGGTCATCATTTATGCTCGCACTGAAGCCGGACCTTGTGACAATAAAGCTTGGTGAAGATACCTTTTATAGTAAAAGAGTTTTAATTGGGCTGGATGGCGGGACACTGTCTGGAGATGGGGCCTATCGGGCGATCATTCATCCGGATTTAACTCAAAGAGAGAGCACTACTGATGCAGCACTACCTTCCTAA
- the murD gene encoding UDP-N-acetylmuramoyl-L-alanine--D-glutamate ligase: MKHPDMYRGEEVVVLGLAKSGVQVAKVLHDRGAVVTVNDKKERDQSPEASELESLGICVISGGHPDGLIHEGVSLVIKNPGIPYSAPPVQKALELGIEVVTEVEVAYRLCAAPMIGITGSNGKTTTTTWVGQMLEAAGMNPIVAGNIGTPLCEAAQEATEDNWMVVELSSFQLKGTETFRPKIGCLLNIAETHLDYHGSMKDYVDSKAKLFANQVATDTAVLNWDDPFCRELVPYMKATILPFSMSEELTHGVFVSPSYITDQDDDLKRRIIYRESAEQETIIADVDSIGLPGRFNVGNALAACAIAIAAGADPSLLGEVLASFRGVEHRLEYVADKAGATYYNNSKATNSKATIMALTSFKRPVVLIAGGLDRGSDYLELLPVLSGRVKALVALGETKDKLTNVAQLAGLKQIISVDNGESAAAVLEQAVQEASALAEEGDIVLLSPACASWDMFTSYEERGRIFKEAVHNL, translated from the coding sequence ATGAAACATCCAGATATGTATCGTGGTGAAGAAGTTGTAGTTCTTGGGCTCGCAAAAAGCGGTGTCCAGGTTGCTAAAGTGCTGCATGATCGAGGCGCTGTAGTTACGGTGAACGATAAAAAGGAAAGAGATCAAAGTCCCGAAGCTTCCGAATTGGAATCTTTGGGAATTTGTGTTATAAGCGGTGGGCATCCGGATGGACTGATTCATGAAGGTGTAAGTCTGGTCATTAAGAATCCAGGCATTCCTTATTCTGCGCCTCCTGTGCAAAAGGCTCTTGAGCTTGGCATTGAAGTAGTTACAGAGGTAGAGGTTGCTTACCGTCTTTGTGCAGCGCCGATGATTGGCATCACGGGATCCAATGGCAAGACAACAACGACGACCTGGGTGGGTCAAATGCTGGAAGCCGCAGGTATGAATCCGATTGTTGCAGGTAACATTGGCACGCCTCTCTGTGAGGCTGCGCAAGAAGCTACAGAGGATAACTGGATGGTGGTCGAACTCAGCAGCTTCCAGCTCAAAGGTACGGAAACTTTCCGCCCCAAAATAGGCTGTTTGTTGAATATTGCGGAGACCCACCTGGATTATCATGGGAGCATGAAGGATTATGTCGATTCCAAAGCAAAGCTGTTCGCTAATCAAGTAGCTACGGATACGGCTGTGCTGAACTGGGACGATCCCTTTTGCCGGGAACTTGTGCCATATATGAAGGCTACTATTCTTCCGTTCTCTATGTCCGAGGAGCTCACTCATGGTGTGTTTGTTAGCCCGTCCTATATTACGGATCAAGACGACGACCTGAAGCGCCGGATCATCTACCGCGAATCTGCAGAACAAGAAACAATCATTGCTGATGTAGATTCCATTGGCCTTCCGGGGCGTTTCAACGTGGGAAATGCACTGGCTGCATGTGCCATTGCCATTGCTGCTGGAGCTGACCCTTCTTTATTGGGCGAAGTGCTTGCTTCGTTTCGCGGTGTGGAGCACCGGCTGGAGTATGTAGCTGATAAGGCTGGGGCCACTTATTATAATAATTCCAAAGCAACGAACTCCAAAGCGACGATTATGGCATTAACGTCCTTCAAACGCCCCGTAGTGCTGATCGCTGGCGGATTAGACCGTGGTTCCGATTATTTGGAGCTGCTGCCTGTCCTGAGCGGTCGTGTTAAAGCGCTAGTAGCGTTAGGGGAAACTAAGGACAAGCTAACGAATGTAGCGCAGCTGGCAGGATTAAAGCAGATTATCTCCGTCGATAATGGGGAGAGTGCCGCCGCCGTGCTTGAGCAAGCTGTGCAGGAAGCTTCCGCTCTGGCGGAAGAAGGAGATATCGTTCTTTTGTCTCCTGCATGTGCAAGTTGGGATATGTTTACATCCTATGAAGAGCGCGGGCGTATTTTTAAAGAGGCGGTGCATAACCTTTAA
- the mraY gene encoding phospho-N-acetylmuramoyl-pentapeptide-transferase → MDYQLLLLTIAVSFILAVIAAPLFIPLLRRMKFGQQVRDDGPQSHLKKAGTPTMGGIVIIVAFTLAYLKFSVVNNDFYVLLVATLGFGLIGFLDDYIKIVFKRSLGLTARQKLFGQLLVGAVMCGLLISAGHSTSISVPGTDFSFDWGGFFYYPFIIIMMMAVTNAVNFTDGVDGLLSGVSAIALAAYAVVAMQATSIAAGVCAAAMIGAVLGFLVFNAHPAKVFMGDTGSFGIGGAIGAIAIVTKSELLFLIIGGVFVVEMLSVVIQVVSFKTRGKRVFRMSPIHHHFELGGWSEWRVVISFWAVSLVLAAVGLFISKGL, encoded by the coding sequence ATGGATTATCAACTATTGTTATTGACTATTGCTGTTTCTTTTATCCTTGCGGTCATTGCCGCTCCGCTCTTCATTCCGCTTCTGCGCAGGATGAAATTCGGACAGCAGGTGCGAGATGACGGACCGCAATCCCATTTAAAGAAAGCGGGAACGCCAACGATGGGCGGTATCGTAATCATCGTGGCTTTTACATTGGCTTATCTGAAATTTTCTGTGGTGAATAACGATTTTTACGTACTACTAGTGGCTACGCTTGGTTTTGGACTGATCGGATTTTTGGATGATTATATCAAAATCGTATTCAAGCGTTCGTTGGGTCTTACTGCGCGTCAAAAATTGTTCGGACAGCTGTTGGTAGGTGCTGTAATGTGCGGTCTGCTAATTTCTGCTGGACATAGCACAAGTATCAGCGTTCCGGGAACTGATTTCAGCTTTGACTGGGGCGGCTTTTTCTACTATCCATTCATTATCATTATGATGATGGCCGTAACGAATGCTGTTAACTTTACTGATGGAGTAGATGGTTTGCTGTCAGGAGTAAGTGCTATTGCTTTGGCGGCTTATGCTGTTGTAGCTATGCAGGCTACCTCGATTGCAGCTGGAGTGTGCGCAGCGGCAATGATTGGGGCAGTTCTCGGGTTTCTGGTCTTTAACGCCCATCCAGCTAAGGTGTTCATGGGAGATACCGGATCATTTGGTATTGGCGGCGCGATAGGTGCAATTGCTATTGTCACGAAGAGCGAACTGCTGTTTCTTATCATTGGCGGTGTGTTTGTGGTGGAAATGTTATCTGTCGTGATACAGGTGGTCTCTTTCAAAACCCGTGGAAAACGTGTATTTAGAATGAGCCCGATTCACCATCATTTTGAACTTGGTGGCTGGTCGGAATGGCGTGTGGTAATTTCGTTCTGGGCGGTAAGTTTGGTATTAGCCGCTGTTGGACTATTTATTAGCAAGGGGTTGTAG
- a CDS encoding cell division protein FtsQ/DivIB, whose product MTTTRLPLLKEDKPKKKMSRKITAILLLLFTALLAVIFFRSSISHITVIDFQGSKYSTSEELLSQSGIHIGGQFFAVSTKDVEQSLLELKTVKNVTVKKDFPGVITVKIEEFPAVAYELEQGGVLKAILSSGAAVSINETGIAVEKPILTNWDPADPNKAILCQTLGSIANELTSDISEIVPSPTLSFPDRIKLYTRSRFEVITSISLLKSKVSYLNQVIETKEPGLITMLEADSYVPFQVESEEQKGDEQKDVQE is encoded by the coding sequence ATGACAACAACCCGATTACCTCTTCTTAAAGAGGACAAGCCTAAGAAAAAAATGAGCCGTAAAATTACGGCGATCCTGCTGCTATTGTTCACTGCACTTCTTGCTGTGATTTTTTTCAGATCGTCTATTAGTCACATTACAGTGATAGATTTTCAGGGAAGCAAGTATTCTACTAGTGAAGAATTACTCTCGCAAAGTGGAATTCATATAGGTGGACAATTCTTTGCTGTTTCTACGAAGGATGTGGAACAATCTCTGTTAGAGCTTAAGACGGTTAAGAATGTGACCGTAAAGAAGGATTTCCCCGGGGTAATCACAGTGAAGATTGAAGAATTTCCTGCGGTGGCCTATGAACTGGAACAGGGGGGCGTCTTAAAGGCGATTCTGTCGAGTGGGGCAGCGGTGTCTATTAATGAGACTGGTATTGCTGTAGAGAAGCCTATATTAACTAACTGGGATCCAGCCGATCCTAATAAGGCTATCCTATGTCAAACGCTAGGAAGTATTGCTAATGAGTTGACAAGTGATATTTCTGAGATTGTTCCCTCACCAACTTTGTCATTTCCAGACCGTATCAAGCTCTATACAAGATCCCGTTTCGAGGTGATTACATCTATCTCTTTATTGAAGAGTAAAGTGTCCTATTTGAATCAGGTAATAGAGACCAAGGAGCCTGGACTTATCACGATGCTGGAAGCCGACTCGTATGTTCCTTTTCAGGTCGAAAGTGAGGAGCAAAAGGGCGATGAGCAAAAAGATGTGCAAGAGTAG
- the murA gene encoding UDP-N-acetylglucosamine 1-carboxyvinyltransferase, with protein sequence MDKLVIEGGNPLSGTIRIHGAKNAALPILAASLLAEGVHSLHNVPKLLDIETMLDILDRLGCRCVHQEDTVTIDTSAVGTSHIPEDLMRQMRSSIFLMGPLLSRFGEVTIYQPGGCAIGERKIDLHLQGLKALGAEIEESNGRIFCRGSKLIGSDIHLDYPSVGATENIMMAAAKAEGTTTISGAAREPEIQDLQQFLNSMGAQIIGAGTDTITIQGVKNLYPCTYEVIPDRIVAGTVMIAAAATRGNVTLTHANAGHLTSLIHVLKRAGVQITVCNDIINVSCMGRPRAVERIVTSPYPSFPTDLQSQVMVLLSLADGFSVIKETVFEGRFKHVEEMARMGADISIDLNRAFIRGVQRLYGATVEATDLRAGAALVIAGLAAQGTTVVEQAHHIDRGYDGIEMLFQKLGARISRKVPIPDPLDLAN encoded by the coding sequence TTGGACAAATTGGTGATTGAGGGTGGAAATCCCCTGTCAGGCACCATTCGTATCCATGGAGCAAAAAATGCGGCGCTGCCGATTCTAGCGGCAAGCCTGCTGGCCGAAGGAGTTCACTCACTGCATAATGTGCCGAAGCTGCTGGACATCGAGACTATGCTAGACATCCTAGATCGGCTGGGCTGCAGGTGCGTGCATCAAGAGGATACGGTGACGATAGATACGTCTGCCGTCGGGACATCTCATATCCCTGAGGATTTAATGCGGCAGATGAGATCTTCTATTTTTCTAATGGGACCGCTGTTATCCAGATTTGGAGAGGTAACGATCTATCAGCCAGGGGGCTGTGCAATCGGAGAGCGTAAAATCGATCTTCATCTACAAGGGCTTAAGGCGCTTGGTGCGGAGATCGAAGAGAGCAATGGACGAATATTCTGTCGAGGCTCTAAGCTTATAGGGAGTGATATTCATCTCGACTATCCAAGTGTAGGGGCAACGGAGAATATTATGATGGCTGCCGCAAAGGCAGAGGGTACAACAACGATATCGGGGGCAGCGAGAGAGCCGGAGATACAGGACTTGCAGCAATTTTTGAATAGTATGGGTGCTCAGATTATAGGTGCAGGTACGGACACCATTACGATTCAAGGTGTTAAGAACCTGTATCCCTGTACGTACGAGGTGATACCTGACCGGATTGTGGCTGGAACCGTAATGATTGCGGCGGCGGCTACACGGGGGAATGTGACTTTGACACATGCCAACGCGGGGCATCTGACTTCGCTTATTCATGTGCTCAAGCGGGCTGGTGTTCAAATCACAGTGTGCAATGATATAATTAATGTCAGTTGTATGGGGCGCCCGCGTGCTGTTGAGAGAATTGTGACTTCTCCTTATCCTTCTTTCCCAACAGATCTGCAATCTCAGGTCATGGTGCTGTTGTCTCTTGCCGATGGCTTCAGTGTAATCAAAGAGACGGTGTTTGAGGGACGATTCAAGCATGTTGAAGAAATGGCTCGGATGGGCGCTGATATTTCTATCGACTTGAATCGTGCGTTTATACGCGGTGTTCAGAGATTGTATGGTGCTACTGTGGAAGCTACTGATTTGCGGGCTGGTGCTGCTCTGGTCATTGCTGGTCTTGCTGCACAAGGGACTACAGTCGTTGAGCAAGCACACCACATTGACCGTGGGTATGATGGAATAGAGATGCTGTTTCAGAAGCTTGGCGCGCGTATAAGCCGCAAGGTACCCATACCGGATCCACTTGATTTGGCCAATTAA
- the murG gene encoding undecaprenyldiphospho-muramoylpentapeptide beta-N-acetylglucosaminyltransferase, which produces MRIVLSGGGTGGHIYPALAVARQMELEDSKSTFLYIGGSRGLESKLVPQENIPFKSIDITGFRRKLSIDNVKTVMRFLKGVKASKEMLREFKPDVVIGTGGYVCGPVVYAASRLGIPTLIHEQNAIPGLTNRFLSRYASTVAVSFEGTESSFPGSKHVIYTGNPRATTVTTASPQRGFASLGISDGSTVVLVVGGSQGAKAINRAMIEMAPLVGKGNGVHYVYVTGEPYFEETRVELRQKLGSLPNWLHVLPYVHNMPEVLACTSLIVNRAGASFLAEITALGIPSVLIPSPNVTNNHQEANARQLEREGAAVVLLEKDLNGTALYEVVQKIIGADEVREQMSAASKRLGKRDSAAVITSELRRLTGKKS; this is translated from the coding sequence ATGCGTATCGTATTAAGCGGCGGAGGCACGGGTGGACATATCTATCCTGCGCTCGCTGTTGCTAGGCAAATGGAGTTGGAAGATAGCAAATCTACCTTCCTGTATATAGGTGGATCGCGTGGCTTAGAGAGTAAGCTTGTTCCACAAGAAAATATCCCTTTCAAATCTATTGACATCACCGGTTTTCGGCGCAAGCTGTCCATAGACAACGTCAAGACCGTGATGCGTTTCTTGAAGGGTGTTAAGGCTTCCAAAGAGATGTTAAGAGAATTCAAGCCAGATGTTGTGATTGGAACAGGCGGTTATGTATGTGGTCCGGTTGTTTATGCTGCATCCCGGTTAGGTATTCCTACTTTGATCCATGAACAAAATGCTATACCAGGTTTAACTAATCGCTTTTTGAGTCGATATGCGAGTACGGTTGCCGTAAGTTTTGAAGGCACAGAGTCCTCTTTTCCGGGGAGCAAGCATGTGATTTATACTGGTAACCCACGTGCTACAACAGTTACTACAGCAAGTCCGCAACGAGGATTCGCATCGCTGGGTATTTCGGATGGCAGTACTGTAGTTTTGGTAGTTGGAGGCAGCCAGGGAGCTAAGGCTATTAATAGAGCCATGATTGAAATGGCCCCATTAGTGGGTAAGGGTAATGGTGTTCATTATGTGTATGTTACTGGTGAACCCTATTTTGAAGAGACCCGGGTGGAATTGCGTCAAAAGCTGGGTAGCTTACCAAACTGGTTGCATGTCCTTCCTTATGTTCATAATATGCCAGAGGTGTTGGCTTGTACCTCTTTGATCGTTAATCGGGCTGGAGCATCTTTTCTCGCTGAGATTACAGCGCTGGGTATTCCCTCTGTACTCATTCCTTCTCCTAACGTGACTAACAACCATCAGGAAGCGAATGCAAGACAGCTGGAACGTGAGGGTGCTGCTGTGGTGCTGCTTGAGAAAGATTTAAACGGCACGGCTCTTTATGAGGTGGTTCAAAAAATCATCGGAGCAGACGAAGTGCGTGAGCAGATGTCCGCGGCTTCCAAGCGACTCGGCAAAAGAGATTCTGCAGCAGTGATCACAAGCGAGCTCCGAAGACTTACAGGTAAGAAGTCTTAA
- the ftsA gene encoding cell division protein FtsA, which produces MSNNDIIVSLDIGTSKVRAIIGEVTNGTFNIIGVGSADSEGIRKGAIVDIDQTVQSIKSAIDHAEQMVGIQISEVYVGISGNHIGLQSSHGVVAVQNEDREIGEDDIDRVIKAAEVIAMPPEREVIDVVPKQFIVDGLEGIQDPRGMIGVRLEVDATIITGAKTPIHNLLRCVEKSGLKVKDLVLMSLGAGGLALSKDEKSMGSVLVDIGAGSTTIAIYEESSLCATSTIPIGGEFVTNDIAYGLRTLTDQAEKVKLKYGCAWIDDAASDVVFKVLRIGSNVEKEFNQEDLAAIIEPRVQEIFHLIKQEVKRLGYSELPGGYILTGGTVSMPGVLKAAQTELAASVRIAVPDYIGVRDPGFTGGVGILHNVVRSFRGRSSGGSSNKKTVNRSKQNAAPNQETVHKTGFVERLKNMFSEFI; this is translated from the coding sequence TTGAGCAACAATGACATCATTGTTAGTTTGGACATCGGTACATCCAAAGTTCGGGCAATAATTGGGGAAGTTACCAATGGAACCTTTAATATTATTGGCGTTGGATCTGCTGATTCGGAAGGAATACGTAAAGGCGCGATTGTAGATATCGACCAAACTGTGCAATCGATCAAAAGTGCTATAGATCATGCAGAGCAAATGGTGGGTATTCAAATATCAGAGGTTTATGTAGGCATTTCCGGTAATCATATTGGCCTGCAATCCAGCCACGGTGTCGTGGCCGTTCAGAATGAGGATCGTGAAATCGGTGAGGATGATATCGATCGCGTTATTAAAGCTGCGGAAGTCATCGCAATGCCTCCGGAGCGAGAAGTGATTGATGTTGTTCCTAAACAATTTATCGTCGATGGTCTCGAAGGTATTCAGGACCCGCGCGGGATGATTGGCGTTCGTCTTGAAGTTGACGCAACCATCATTACGGGTGCTAAGACGCCAATACATAATCTACTACGCTGTGTTGAGAAATCAGGACTGAAAGTGAAGGATCTTGTGCTGATGTCTCTTGGAGCTGGTGGATTGGCGCTATCCAAGGACGAGAAATCGATGGGATCTGTTCTGGTTGATATCGGTGCCGGGTCGACAACGATCGCCATATACGAAGAAAGTTCCCTTTGTGCAACCTCCACGATTCCGATCGGAGGAGAATTTGTAACTAATGACATTGCATACGGACTACGTACACTTACTGATCAAGCGGAGAAAGTAAAGCTGAAGTATGGTTGCGCATGGATTGACGATGCAGCTTCTGACGTTGTCTTCAAAGTGCTGCGCATTGGCAGTAACGTGGAGAAGGAATTTAACCAAGAGGATTTAGCGGCAATTATCGAGCCACGGGTGCAAGAAATCTTCCATCTGATTAAACAGGAAGTGAAACGGCTTGGTTACAGTGAACTGCCTGGAGGTTATATACTAACGGGTGGAACTGTCTCGATGCCTGGCGTATTAAAAGCGGCTCAGACTGAGCTGGCCGCATCTGTACGCATCGCTGTACCGGATTATATCGGTGTGCGGGACCCTGGGTTTACCGGAGGTGTCGGTATCCTGCATAATGTTGTCCGTAGCTTCCGTGGAAGAAGTAGTGGCGGAAGCAGCAACAAAAAGACGGTCAACCGGAGTAAGCAGAACGCTGCTCCAAATCAGGAAACGGTTCATAAGACCGGGTTTGTCGAGCGTCTAAAGAACATGTTCAGCGAGTTTATATAA
- the ftsZ gene encoding cell division protein FtsZ, which yields MLEFDFEMESLAQIKVIGVGGGGSNAVNRMIENGVQGVEFITVNTDAQALHMAKSEHKLQIGDKLTRGLGAGANPEVGKKAAEESRDLISNTLKGADMVFVTAGMGGGTGTGAAPVIAEIARECGALTVGVVTRPFTFEGRKRYNQAMLGIEALKEKVDTLIVIPNDRLLEIVDKKTPMLEAFREADNVLRQAVQGISDLIKVPGLINLDFADVKTIMTERGSALMGIGIANGENRASEAARKAIMSPLLETSIEGARGVIMNITGGSNLSLYEVNEAAEIVTSASDPEVNMIFGAIIDEGLKDDIKVTVIATGFEHKPSPETPGRRPVSTNNEPAAAPDKSSANLRPFGNQSSSDQLDIPTFLRNRTRGNND from the coding sequence ATGTTAGAATTTGATTTTGAAATGGAGAGCTTGGCGCAAATAAAAGTCATCGGCGTGGGCGGCGGCGGTAGTAATGCTGTCAACCGGATGATTGAAAATGGCGTTCAGGGTGTAGAATTTATTACGGTTAATACAGACGCCCAAGCGTTGCATATGGCCAAATCGGAGCACAAGCTGCAAATCGGGGACAAGCTGACCCGCGGGTTGGGTGCAGGAGCTAATCCTGAAGTCGGTAAGAAGGCAGCGGAAGAATCCCGTGACTTAATCTCTAATACCCTTAAGGGCGCAGATATGGTGTTTGTTACTGCAGGGATGGGTGGCGGTACTGGAACAGGTGCAGCACCAGTTATAGCTGAAATTGCTAGAGAGTGTGGAGCCTTGACTGTGGGTGTAGTTACTCGCCCGTTCACTTTTGAAGGAAGAAAACGATATAATCAGGCAATGCTTGGAATCGAAGCTTTGAAAGAAAAAGTCGATACGCTAATCGTCATTCCAAATGACCGTTTGCTTGAGATCGTTGATAAGAAAACACCGATGTTGGAAGCTTTCCGTGAAGCAGATAATGTTCTCCGGCAGGCTGTTCAAGGTATCTCTGACCTAATTAAGGTTCCTGGTCTGATTAACCTTGACTTTGCGGATGTAAAGACGATTATGACAGAGCGCGGTTCAGCGCTTATGGGTATTGGTATTGCAAATGGTGAGAACCGTGCGTCTGAAGCAGCACGTAAAGCCATTATGAGCCCACTCTTGGAAACGTCTATTGAAGGCGCCCGCGGCGTAATCATGAACATTACGGGAGGATCCAACCTCTCTCTATATGAAGTTAATGAAGCGGCTGAGATCGTTACATCCGCGTCTGATCCTGAAGTGAATATGATCTTTGGTGCGATTATTGATGAAGGCCTGAAGGATGATATCAAAGTAACAGTAATTGCTACTGGCTTTGAACATAAACCATCGCCTGAAACTCCAGGACGTCGTCCAGTCTCGACGAATAACGAGCCTGCGGCAGCACCGGATAAGAGTTCAGCTAATTTACGTCCTTTCGGCAATCAGAGTTCTTCTGATCAGCTCGATATTCCGACGTTCCTGCGTAATCGGACTCGGGGCAACAACGATTAA